In Clostridiaceae bacterium, the genomic stretch GTAATAGCCCGTGAACTGACTAAAAAATTTGAAGAAGTAATACGGTGTACTCTAAAAGAAGCTGTTGAAATATATAAAGAAAAAACACCTAAGGGAGAATATGTACTTATACTTGAAGGTTACTGTGTTGATGAAAATATTCAGGATAATATAAATAAATGGGAGGGCATTCCAATAAAGGAACATTTGGATTATTGGATAAAAAACGGTTTAAGCAGAAAGGAAGCTTTAAAGAAAGTTGCCGAGGAAAGATCAATGTCCAGAAGAGAAGTGTATGACAGCATAATTAAGGATAAAGATGAAATCTGTGAAGAAAACCGGTAAAACATGGAACCTTATATTACTGAAAATATAGGTCCGTAAAATATAAAAAAAGCTTAGATTTAATCTAAGCTTTTAAGGGATTTGAGATTATTTTTTTAATTCTTTCAGGCAGTTGGGGCAAATATTTTTGCCTTTGTATACAACAACATCTTTTGCATCGCCGCAGAAAATACATGCAGGCTCATATTTTTTCAATATAATGGTATTTCCATCTACATATATTTCTAATGCGTCTTTTTCTGCAATATCAAGAGTTCTTCTGAGTTCTATGGGAAGAACAACTCTTCCTAACTCATCAACCTTTCTTACTATACCAGTAGACTTCATATCAACATCCTCCCTGAAATTACAATTTTCGACAAATTTATTTTATCATAAATTCCAATAGTCGTCAACAAATTATAAAAAAAATTTCAAATATTTTCTATGGAAATATATTACATAGAAAATATTCCAGAAATGTCCAAATCCCTGTAATATGCATGAATGCTGCTTATTCAAATTTGAACATTTATAATTATTTTTATTTAGATTGATTTAAATAATATTAGCTAACATATATAGAAGTAATTACCAGGGAATATTTAGATAACTTTCTTGAAAATCTCATGTAAATAATAGGAAGTGTATTCTAATAAAGTTAAATATATCCACTCATTTTTCGACATTATTCGACTAAATATATTTTTCCATTAATACTTTATACTCGTTTAAGGTTGAACTTAATGTGTACACTTTATTATCTATCTTTATTATGAATTCAATATATAAATTCAATGTAGTAACATAATTATGAATAGTCTCCTGCCAATCTTCATATGAATTATTACTGGGTTTTAGTTTTCTGGTGTTAGGGAGCAGATAATATGCTTAATTACATATGGCTTGGGATGCTGATGGCCGGGTTTGTCATTTCCATTCTCAACGGCAATGTGGAAGCCACAACCCAGGCAGCTTTGGAATCTGCCGGGAAAGCAATAGAATTATGCATTGGTCTTGCAGGTGTAACATGCCTGTGGACAGGTATAATGGCAATAGCTGAAAAAAGTGGTTTGGTTCAAACAATTTCAAAACTTATGCGTCCTGTCTTAAGATTTTTATTTCCTGAAATTAAACGGGATCATCCGGCAATGGGAGCTATTGTGATGAATCTTGCAGCTAATTTTTTAGGTCTGGGAAATGCTGCTACACCACTAGGACTAAAAGCCATGCAGGAACTTCAAAAATTAAACCCTAAAAAAGACAGGGCTACCAACGCAATGTGCATGTTTCTTATTCTGAATGCACAATCATTGCAACTGATACCTGCAACATTGATAGCCATCAGGCTTAAAGCTGGCTCTGATAACCCCACAGATATAATAGGAGTAATCTGGTTGGTTTCATCTTTAGCAGCCATGACTGGAATCATTCTGGCTAAATTATTTTCAGGCGCAAATATAACAAGTACAGATATAAAAAGAAAAAATAAAAAAGTAGGAAGAAAGCAGGGTATATGGATTTTTTAAAAGAAATATCAAAATATGCTATAGCTGTAATTTTTACAATAATTTTATTTTCCGGACTGTATAATGGAGTCAGGGTTTATGATGTGTTTGTTGAAGGTGCAAAAGAAGGAGCAAATACTATATTTAGAATAGTTCCCTCTCTTGTAGGATTATTTGTAGCCATTGAGGTTTTCAAGGCTTCAGGTGCACTTGATTTAATAATACATGCAGTTGCTCCTTTAACTTCCCTTGTGGGAATCCCCAGGGAGGTGCTGCCTCTGGTTCTGCTAAGGCCGATTTCCGGTAGCGCTTCTCTTGCTGTGGTAGCCGGGATTATTGAAAACTATGGCCCCGATTCATTGATAGGAAGAATTACTTCTGTGATGATGGGGTCAACAGAAACAATTTTTTATACACTAGCTATTTATTTTGGCTCGGTAGGCATAAAGAAAATAAGATATACTCTTGCGGTAGCTCTAATAGCAGATGCTGTCAGTATACTGCTGTCTGTATGGATATGTACCCTTGTCTTTGGAAACTAATATCAAATTGCTTTTATATACCTCAATAACTGGCAAACCTTATAATAGGCGCCCGTTGGTGGGGGCGGCTGGATAAGCAATTTGGAACTGGTTAATTTATTCATCCCGAAAGAAGCTCTAGGGTCTGAGAGATAAGCAGCTATCAATGCTTTTATTACTGTAGCATGAAAATCTCCATGCTTTAATTTTGTACAGAGCAATAAAGACTTATCTATAAAAAAAGACAACCTCTCTTCACATTGTTTTAGGTTTCTATAGTAGTAAGTATAGTTCAGTTTACCCAGTTGGAAATGTTCCTGATAGTTAATGTAATGATTTAGTAAGGAATGCAGGCCACATATCCATGGAAAGTAAACAGAAACTAAAGTATTTACTTCTGAAGAAGACAGATTAGGGTCATATGCTGCAGCAATTAGAGAAAAGATTCCAAAGAGAGATTCTGATGAAGAAGCAAATTCCCACCAATATATTTCAGGATAGCTGCTGGTATAATTATCTGCCCATGTTTTTAGCAAGTCATCTCTTAAATCTTTATTCATATGTTTATATACTTGTATATCAATATAATAATTTATAAATTTTATAATAGATTTTTTAATTACATTATATGAGGGCAGGGTTTTAAGCTGATTTCTGCAAAGATCCACAAGATTATTTAACAGATCACTCTTTTTCTTGACGGTATTATATTTGAAATAATTACTTTTTAATCTTTCAGGCTCAGTAATATCTAAAAGTGCCGTATACATTTGTCTGAAATTGGCTTCTTCTTTTGTTGCCGAAAGATTACATAAATTGTCCAGGTAATAGCATAAAAAGTTTAAAGGGACAATGATTTTTATTATATCGGGTACTTTCACTCCCGGATAAATGGCATATAAGCTTCCTTCCCTGAAATATGTCTTTTTTTCAGAGAAATCTTCAGCCAGTTGTTCATACAGTAATTCCATATCATCATTTTTCAGAATATTTATATATGACTTAATCTCTCTGTCTACTTTAGGAAATACTTTTATAAAGCATGTTAATAATAACTTGCTGTAATCGCTGCTACCATATAAATTACACTGACTGTCTGCCATTAATTCATCCCCAATCTTAATTGATATTATATTCTTGCCTTTCCATATTTTAATAAACTAATGGGTTGACAGCTTATAAATTCTAACACAAATTTACAGTATTGTTAATACATATGGTAATTATTTCCTGAAAAGCTTGTTTATCAGAATAATCCTGCAAATATGTAATTTTCCAATATGAATTAGCCTTGAAAAAAAGTTTCCTAAAATGTATAGTAATACTAAGACAATTTTTGTGCTGTTTTTTAAGTCATTTTCGTTATTAATAACAAACTGCTTGTTAGTTGCAAGGAGGATACGATGAGTAAAGGTACTTTTTATATAACTACACCTATATATTATCCGAGCGATAAGCTCCATATAGGCCACTCCTATACCACAGTGGCAGCTGATGCCATGGCAAGATATAAGAGACT encodes the following:
- a CDS encoding nucleoside recognition protein, which produces MLNYIWLGMLMAGFVISILNGNVEATTQAALESAGKAIELCIGLAGVTCLWTGIMAIAEKSGLVQTISKLMRPVLRFLFPEIKRDHPAMGAIVMNLAANFLGLGNAATPLGLKAMQELQKLNPKKDRATNAMCMFLILNAQSLQLIPATLIAIRLKAGSDNPTDIIGVIWLVSSLAAMTGIILAKLFSGANITSTDIKRKNKKVGRKQGIWIF
- a CDS encoding AbrB/MazE/SpoVT family DNA-binding domain-containing protein → MKSTGIVRKVDELGRVVLPIELRRTLDIAEKDALEIYVDGNTIILKKYEPACIFCGDAKDVVVYKGKNICPNCLKELKK
- a CDS encoding DUF2600 family protein, translating into MADSQCNLYGSSDYSKLLLTCFIKVFPKVDREIKSYINILKNDDMELLYEQLAEDFSEKKTYFREGSLYAIYPGVKVPDIIKIIVPLNFLCYYLDNLCNLSATKEEANFRQMYTALLDITEPERLKSNYFKYNTVKKKSDLLNNLVDLCRNQLKTLPSYNVIKKSIIKFINYYIDIQVYKHMNKDLRDDLLKTWADNYTSSYPEIYWWEFASSSESLFGIFSLIAAAYDPNLSSSEVNTLVSVYFPWICGLHSLLNHYINYQEHFQLGKLNYTYYYRNLKQCEERLSFFIDKSLLLCTKLKHGDFHATVIKALIAAYLSDPRASFGMNKLTSSKLLIQPPPPTGAYYKVCQLLRYIKAI
- a CDS encoding spore maturation protein, with the translated sequence MDFLKEISKYAIAVIFTIILFSGLYNGVRVYDVFVEGAKEGANTIFRIVPSLVGLFVAIEVFKASGALDLIIHAVAPLTSLVGIPREVLPLVLLRPISGSASLAVVAGIIENYGPDSLIGRITSVMMGSTETIFYTLAIYFGSVGIKKIRYTLAVALIADAVSILLSVWICTLVFGN